A single window of Aspergillus oryzae RIB40 DNA, chromosome 8 DNA harbors:
- a CDS encoding putative tannase (predicted protein), translating to MRQHSRMAVAALAAGANAASFTDVCTVSNVKAALPANGTLLGISMLPSAVTANPLYNQSAGMGSTTTYDYCNVTVAYTHTGKGDKVVIKYAFPKPSDYENRFYVAGGGGFSLSSDATGGLAYGAVGGATDAGYDAFDNSYDEVVLYGNGTINWDATYMFAYQALGEMTRIGKYITKGFYGQSSDSKVYTYYEGCSDGGREGMSQVQRWGEEYDGAITGAPAFRFAQQQVHHVFSSEVEQTLDYYPPPCELKKIVNATIAACDPLDGRTDGVVSRTDLCKLNFNLTSIIGEPYYCAAGTSTSLGFGFSNGKRSNVKRQAEGSTTSYQPAQNGTVTARGVAVAQAIYDGLHNSKGERAYLSWQIASELSDAETEYNSDTGKWELNIPSTGGEYVTKFIQLLNLDNLSDLNNVTYDTLVDWMNTGMVRYMDSLQTTLPDLTPFQSSGGKLLHYHGESDPSIPAASSVHYWQAVRSVMYGDKTEEEALEALEDWYQFYLIPGAAHCGTNSLQPGPYPENNMEIMIDWVENGNKPSRLNATVSSGTYAGETQMLCQWPKRPLWRGNSSFDCVNDEKSIDSWTYEFPAFKVPVY from the coding sequence ATGCGCCAACACTCGCGCATGGCCGTTGCTGCTTTGGCAGCAGGAGCGAACGCAGCTTCTTTTACCGATGTGTGCACCGTGTCTAACGTGAAGGCTGCATTGCCTGCCAACGGAACTCTGCTCGGAATCAGCATGCTTCCGTCCGCCGTCACGGCCAACCCTCTCTACAACCAGTCGGCTGGCATGGGTAGCACCACTACCTATGACTACTGCAATGTGACTGTCGCCTACACGCATACCGGCAAGGGTGATAAAGTGGTCATCAAGTACGCATTCCCCAAGCCCTCCGACTACGAGAACCGTTTCTACgttgctggtggtggtggcttttCCCTCTCTAGCGATGCTACCGGAGGTCTCGCCTATGGCGCTGTGGGAGGTGCCACCGATGCTGGATACGACGCATTCGATAACAGCTACGACGAGGTAGTCCTCTACGGAAACGGAACCATTAACTGGGACGCCACATACATGTTCGCATACCAGGCACTGGGAGAGATGACCCGGATCGGAAAGTACATCACCAAGGGCTTTTATGGCCAGTCCAGCGACAGCAAGGTCTACACCTACTACGAGGGTTGCTCCGATGGAGGACGTGAGGGTATGAGTCAAGTCCAGCGCTGGGGTGAGGAGTATGACGGTGCGATTACTGGTGCCCCGGCTTTCCGTTTCGCTCAGCAACAGGTTCACCATGTGTTCTCGTCCGAAGTGGAGCAAACTCTGGACTACTACCCGCCTCCATGtgagttgaagaagatcgtgAACGCCACCATTGCTGCTTGCGACCCGCTTGATGGAAGAACCGACGGTGTTGTGTCCCGGACGGATCTTTGCAAGCTTAACTTCAATTTGACCTCTATCATCGGTGAGCCTTACTACTGTGCTGCGGGAACTAGCACTTCGCTTGGTTTCGGCTTCAGCAATGGCAAGCGCAGCAATGTCAAGCGTCAGGCCGAGGGCAGCACCACCAGCTACCAGCCCGCCCAGAACGGCACGGTCACCGCACGTGGTGTAGCTGTCGCCCAGGCCATCTACGATGGTCTCCACAACAGCAAGGGCGAGCGCGCGTACCTCTCCTGGCAGATTGCCTCTGAGCTGAGCGATGCTGAGACCGAGTACAACTCTGACACTGGCAAGTGGGAGCTCAACATCCCGTCGACCGGTGGTGAGTACGTCACCAAGTTCATTCAGCTCCTGAACCTCGACAACCTTTCGGATCTGAACAACGTGACCTACGACACCCTGGTCGACTGGATGAACACTGGTATGGTGCGCTACATGGACAGCCTTCAGACCACCCTTCCCGATCTGACTCCCTTCCAATCGTCCGGCGGAAAGCTGCTGCACTACCACGGTGAATCTGACCCCAGTATCCCCGCTGCCTCCTCGGTCCACTACTGGCAGGCGGTTCGTTCCGTCATGTACGGCGACaagacggaagaggaggccCTGGAGGCTCTCGAGGACTGGTACCAGTTCTACCTAATCCCCGGTGCCGCCCACTGCGGAACCAACTCTCTCCAGCCCGGACCTTACCCTGAGAACAACATGGAGATTATGATCGACTGGGTCGAGAACGGCAACAAGCCGTCCCGTCTCAATGCCACTGTTTCTTCGGGTACCTACGCCGGCGAGACCCAGATGCTCTGCCAGTGGCCCAAGCGTCCTCTCTGGCGCGGCAACTCCAGCTTCGACTGTGTCAACGACGAGAAGTCGATTGACAGCTGGACCTACGAGTTCCCAGCCTTCAAGGTCCCTGTATACTAG
- a CDS encoding MFS transporter (synaptic vesicle transporter SVOP and related transporters (major facilitator superfamily)) encodes MASEDCIHEAPQPQGIPYWRLLTDQGVVTSEIIDYPYKGSGTDDDPYIVEWIPNDPRNPMLLNKSLKWAYTITVAFATFGVSLSSSAYAGGIQEVIKHFGIGEEVATLGVSLFVLGFAVGPLVWAPLSELIGRQIVFFVSYGALAFFCAGAAGAQNSWTLIILRFFAGSFGSSPLTNAGGVIADIFPAEERGLATSLFAGAPFLGPTLGPVIGGFLGENAGWRWVQGFLATFTGLIWIVESLLVPETYAPLLLRKRAARLTTLTGKVHRSKLELERGKVTMTSAFGAALLRPWILLFAEPIVLLLSTYMAIIYGTLYMLFDAFPIVFQQLRGWSEGVGSLPFLGVMIGMMLAVALNMYDNKRYVAIHKAHHGFAPPEARLPPTMLGSIAIPIGLFWFAWTNAPPVHWIVSIIAAAPFGFGMVLVFLNIMSYLIDAYTIYAASVLAANSIIRSCFGAGFPLFTTYMYRNLGVHWASCIPAFLALACVPFPFVFYKYGAVIRRKCKYAAEADDFMRRLAEKTVSLGEEEKAVDEEVRVQAEGRGSADGGQDLGRLESGGRSSLSTMRDGNAGYEANPYDIDRVNTRNSAISRRSRSRSRSAKGRKRGFLGL; translated from the exons ATGGCTTCCGAAGACTGTATCCACGAAGCCCCCCAGCCCCAGGGAATACCGTATTGGCGCCTACTCACCGACCAAGGCGTCGTCACCTCCGAAATAATCGACTACCCTTACAAGGGTTCCGGCACAGATGATGACCCCTACATCGTGGAATGGATCCCCAATGATCCCCGCAATCCGATGTTGCTTAACAAGTCCCTGAAATGGGCTTACACTATCACCGTTGCATTTGCCACGTTCGGTGTTTcgctttcctcctccgcctaTGCAGGCGGCATCCAAGAAGTCATCAAGCACTTCGGAATCGGCGAGGAAGTGGCCACGCTCGGCGTGTCACTGTTCGTCCTGGGCTTTGCAGTTGGCCCGTTAGTATGGGCGCCTCTGAGTGAACTGATCGGTCGCCAGAtcgttttcttcgtctcatATGGCGCTCTTGCATTCTTCTGTGCCGGCGCCGCCGGTGCACAAAATAGCTGGACGTTGATCATCCTGCGCTTCTTCGCTGGCTCATTCGGATCCTCACCGTTAACAAACGCCGGAGGCGTCATCGCCGATATCTTCCCAGCAGAAGAACGAGGTCTAGCAACAAGTCTATTCGCCGGCGCGCCGTTCCTAG gtCCAACCCTAGGCCCCGTAATAGGCGGCTTCCTCGGTGAAAACGCCGGCTGGCGCTGGGTACAAGGCTTCCTCGCAACCTTCACCGGCCTAATCTGGATCGTGGAATCGCTCCTGGTGCCCGAAACCTACGCACCACTACTCCTCCGCAAACGCGCCGCCCGCCTCACAACCCTAACCGGCAAAGTCCACCGAAGCAAACTCGAGCTCGAACGCGGTAAAGTAACCATGACAAGCGCTTTCGGCGCCGCCCTTCTCCGCCCCTggatcctcctcttcgccgaACCCATCGTCCTCCTTCTCTCAACCTACATGGCCATCATCTACGGCACCCTCTACATGCTCTTCGACGCCTTCCCAATCGTCTTCCAACAGCTCCGCGGCTGGTCCGAAGGCGTCGgttctctccccttcctcggCGTCATGATCGGCATGATGCTCGCCGTCGCTCTAAACATGTACGACAACAAACGCTACGTCGCAATCCACAAAGCCCACCACGGCTTCGCGCCCCCCGAAGCCCGTCTCCCCCCCACCATGCTCGGTAGCATCGCCATCCCCATCGGCCTCTTCTGGTTCGCCTGGACTAACGCACCCCCCGTCCACTGGATAGTCAGTATCATCGCCGCCGCCCCCTTCGGCTTCGGTATggttcttgtcttcctcaatatcatGTCCTATCTTATCGATGCATATACTATCTACGCTGCTAGCGTGCTGGCCGCAAACTCAATTATCAGATCCTGTTTCGGTGCCGGATTCCCCCTCTTCACGACTTACATGTATCGCAATCTGGGCGTCCATTGGGCTTCCTGCATTCCTGCTTTTCTGGCTCTTGCTTGtgtgccttttccctttgtttTTTATAAGTATGGGGCTGTTATACGGAGGAAGTGTAAATATGCCGCCGAGGCGGATGATTTTATGAGGAGgttggcggagaagacggTCTCtctgggggaggaggagaaggctgttgatgaggaggttaGGGTCCAGGCTGAGGGGAGGGGGAGTGCTGATGGAGGACAGGATTTGGGGAGGTTGGAGTCTGGGGGTAGGAGCTCGCTGTCGACTATGCGTGACGGGAATGCGGGTTATGAGGCTAATCCGTATGATATCGATCGTGTTAATACGAGGAATTCGGCCATCTCGAGACGGTCCAGGTCCAGGTCTAGGTCTGCTaaggggaggaagagggggtTTTTGGGGCTTTGA